Within the Sporocytophaga myxococcoides DSM 11118 genome, the region TTAACACATGGTTACATATTTTTTCCAATTCCGTATAAGGAAAATTATGACGGATCTTGAGTTAATTGATAAAATTCGTAATGGCGAAAAGAAACTCTTTGGAATTATTATTCAAAAATATAATCTAAGGCTTTTCCGAATTACAAGGTCAGTTACAAGGCATGACGCAGACGTAGATGATATTCTTAAAGAGACTTTTCTTAAAGCATTTTTAAGGCTTTCTCAATTTAAAGGAGATATTGAGTTTTCTGTCTGGCTTACAAGGATTTTGTTAAATATTATTTCTATCAGGCTTAATAAATCGAGTTGGTTTAGCAAGGATTTCTTCAATGCCTTTAAGAAACGAAGTATTCCTGATTTAGGAGTATCCAATATAGGCTTTAAAGAAATACTGGAAAAAGCTGTTGATGGTTTGCCCAGAACCCTGAGATCCGTTTATGTGATGGTTGAAGTTGAAAGTGCTAATATACAAGATGTTGCTTTATCACTGGAAATACCTGAAGAGGAAGTCAACGACAGATTAATCAGGGCTAAAGCATTTCTGAATGATAACCTATGCATTGACAGTCTGAACCTACCAGATTTATTTATCTTTCCGACTGATCGTA harbors:
- a CDS encoding sigma-70 family RNA polymerase sigma factor: MVTYFFQFRIRKIMTDLELIDKIRNGEKKLFGIIIQKYNLRLFRITRSVTRHDADVDDILKETFLKAFLRLSQFKGDIEFSVWLTRILLNIISIRLNKSSWFSKDFFNAFKKRSIPDLGVSNIGFKEILEKAVDGLPRTLRSVYVMVEVESANIQDVALSLEIPEEEVNDRLIRAKAFLNDNLCIDSLNLPDLFIFPTDRSEVVYCEVMEMLDMIR